One Phenylobacterium hankyongense DNA segment encodes these proteins:
- a CDS encoding ribonuclease D: MTTYLHQGDLPADALANATAVAIDSETMGLRLGRDPLCVVQLSDGGGDAHVVQLDRTTYDAPNLKRLLTDPAVTKIFHYGRFDIAMFWLHLGVVTTPVYCTKIASKLARTYTDRHGLKDVTRELVGIDLSKAQQSSDWGAAKLSEEQVAYAASDVLHLHALRSRLDDMLAREGRDGLARACFEFLPHRSLLDVAGWEDVDIFAHT, encoded by the coding sequence GTGACGACCTATCTGCATCAGGGCGATCTGCCGGCCGACGCCTTGGCCAACGCCACCGCCGTCGCGATCGATTCGGAGACCATGGGCCTGCGGCTCGGGCGCGACCCGCTGTGCGTGGTGCAGCTCTCCGACGGCGGCGGCGACGCCCACGTGGTGCAACTGGACCGCACCACCTATGACGCCCCCAACCTGAAGCGGCTGCTCACCGATCCGGCGGTGACCAAGATCTTCCACTACGGCCGCTTCGATATCGCCATGTTCTGGCTTCATCTCGGGGTGGTGACGACGCCGGTCTACTGCACCAAGATCGCCTCCAAGCTGGCGCGGACCTACACCGACCGCCATGGGCTGAAGGACGTGACGCGGGAACTGGTCGGCATCGACCTCTCCAAGGCCCAGCAGAGCTCCGACTGGGGCGCGGCCAAGCTGTCCGAGGAACAGGTCGCCTACGCCGCCTCCGACGTCCTGCACCTGCATGCGCTGCGGTCCCGGCTCGACGACATGCTGGCGCGCGAGGGGCGCGACGGCCTCGCCCGCGCCTGCTTCGAGTTCCTGCCGCACCGGTCCCTGCTCGACGTCGCCGGGTGGGAAGACGTCGACATCTTCGCCCATACCTGA
- the lptB gene encoding LPS export ABC transporter ATP-binding protein, with translation MVGEGLVVDNIGKSFRGRPVVKGVSLRLARGEVAGLLGPNGAGKTTCFYMITGLIPADYGAIYLDGEDITAQPMYQRARMGVGYLPQETSIFRGMTVGENVMAVVELRERDRKKAREIVTQLLEELHIEHLRNAPAISLSGGERRRVEIARALASEPSFMLLDEPFAGIDPLAIADIREVIAYLKKRGIGILITDHNVRETLDIIDRASIIHAGEVLFEGRPDEIVDDPEVRRVYLGDTFS, from the coding sequence CTGGTCGGCGAAGGCCTGGTCGTGGACAATATCGGCAAGTCGTTCCGCGGCCGGCCGGTGGTCAAGGGCGTGTCGCTGCGCCTGGCGCGCGGCGAGGTCGCGGGCCTGCTGGGCCCCAACGGCGCCGGCAAGACCACCTGTTTCTACATGATCACCGGCCTGATCCCGGCCGACTACGGCGCCATCTATCTCGACGGCGAGGACATCACCGCCCAGCCGATGTACCAGCGCGCCCGCATGGGCGTCGGCTACCTGCCGCAGGAGACCTCGATCTTCCGCGGCATGACCGTCGGCGAAAACGTCATGGCCGTGGTCGAGCTGCGCGAGCGAGACCGCAAGAAGGCCCGCGAGATCGTCACCCAGCTCCTCGAGGAGCTGCATATCGAGCACCTGCGCAACGCCCCCGCCATCTCGCTGTCCGGCGGCGAGCGTCGCCGCGTCGAGATCGCCCGCGCCCTGGCCTCCGAGCCGTCGTTCATGCTGCTGGACGAGCCCTTCGCCGGGATCGACCCGCTGGCCATCGCCGACATCCGCGAGGTGATCGCCTATCTGAAGAAGCGCGGCATCGGCATCCTGATCACCGACCACAACGTGCGCGAGACGCTGGACATCATCGACCGCGCCTCGATCATCCACGCCGGCGAGGTGCTGTTCGAGGGCCGGCCGGACGAGATCGTCGACGATCCGGAAGTCCGCCGCGTCTACCTCGGCGACACCTTCAGCTAG
- a CDS encoding NAD(P)-dependent oxidoreductase — protein sequence MAERMLKFTTTPRTTPSKRAADARTGDFHEIYADFIDAKASEQASRCSQCGVPFCQTHCPLHNNIPDWLRMTAQGRLQEAYALSQATNSMPEICGRICPQDRLCEGNCVIEQSGHGTVTIGAVEKYLSDKAWEEGWVQPLLAGADRGQSVGIVGAGPAGLAAAERLRELGYAVTVYDRHDRAGGLLIYGIPGFKLEKEVVERRTRRLADGGIEFRLNFEVGRDATLAELRARHDSVLVATGVYKPRDLAVPGAGSEGVVPALDYLIASNRQGLGDRVPDYESGRLNAAGRHVVVVGGGDTAMDCVRTAVRQGAASVTCLYRRDKANMPGSAREVAHAEEEGVVFEWLAAPRAVSGEALKAAGVRAVRMRLGPPDASGRQAPEEVEGADFDLKADLVIKALGFDPEDLPTAFAADELKVTRWGTLKADFRSMMTSLPGVFAAGDIVRGASLVVWAIRDGRDAAEAMHRYLEAQTGADALMAAE from the coding sequence ATGGCCGAGCGGATGCTGAAGTTCACGACCACACCCCGGACGACGCCGTCGAAGCGCGCGGCGGACGCGCGCACCGGCGACTTCCACGAGATCTATGCGGACTTCATCGACGCCAAGGCCTCCGAGCAGGCCTCGCGCTGCTCGCAGTGCGGCGTGCCGTTCTGTCAGACCCATTGTCCGCTGCACAACAACATCCCCGACTGGCTGCGGATGACCGCTCAGGGCCGGCTGCAGGAAGCCTACGCCCTCTCCCAGGCGACCAATTCCATGCCGGAGATCTGCGGCCGCATCTGCCCGCAGGACCGGCTGTGCGAGGGCAACTGCGTCATCGAACAGTCCGGCCACGGCACCGTGACCATCGGCGCGGTGGAGAAGTACCTGAGCGACAAGGCCTGGGAGGAAGGCTGGGTCCAGCCCCTGCTCGCCGGCGCCGACCGCGGCCAGTCGGTGGGGATCGTCGGCGCGGGCCCGGCCGGCCTCGCCGCCGCCGAGCGGCTGCGCGAGCTGGGCTACGCGGTCACCGTCTACGACCGCCACGACCGCGCCGGCGGCCTGCTGATCTACGGCATCCCCGGCTTCAAGCTGGAGAAGGAGGTCGTCGAGCGCCGCACCCGCCGGCTGGCCGACGGCGGCATCGAATTCCGGCTGAACTTCGAGGTCGGCCGCGACGCCACCCTCGCCGAGCTGCGCGCGCGCCACGACAGCGTCCTGGTCGCCACCGGGGTCTACAAGCCCCGCGACCTCGCCGTGCCGGGCGCGGGCTCGGAAGGCGTCGTGCCGGCGCTGGACTATTTGATCGCCTCCAACCGCCAGGGCCTGGGCGACCGGGTGCCGGACTACGAAAGCGGCCGGCTGAACGCCGCGGGCCGGCACGTGGTGGTGGTGGGCGGCGGCGACACCGCCATGGACTGCGTGCGCACCGCCGTGCGCCAGGGCGCCGCCTCGGTCACCTGCCTCTACCGCCGCGACAAGGCCAACATGCCGGGCTCGGCCCGCGAGGTGGCCCACGCCGAGGAAGAGGGCGTGGTGTTCGAATGGCTGGCCGCGCCGCGGGCGGTGAGCGGCGAGGCGCTGAAGGCTGCGGGCGTCCGCGCCGTGCGCATGCGCCTGGGCCCGCCCGACGCGTCCGGGCGCCAGGCGCCGGAGGAGGTCGAGGGCGCGGACTTCGACCTCAAGGCCGACCTGGTCATCAAGGCCCTGGGCTTCGACCCCGAGGACCTGCCCACGGCCTTTGCCGCGGACGAGCTCAAGGTCACCCGCTGGGGCACGCTGAAGGCCGACTTCCGCAGCATGATGACCTCGCTGCCCGGCGTGTTCGCCGCCGGCGACATCGTGCGTGGGGCGAGCCTGGTGGTCTGGGCGATCCGCGACGGCCGCGATGCGGCCGAGGCCATGCACCGATACCTCGAAGCCCAGACCGGCGCCGACGCGCTGATGGCGGCGGAGTGA
- the lptC gene encoding LPS export ABC transporter periplasmic protein LptC encodes MIAAPDRRAGFARWRRRSRLIRLLRIALPVSIFLIFAGMAGAVAYNTFGAEPPPPKDTNAPIRLVNPRFVGRDDKGRAFLLTAVTATRDPQEYQRVLLDHPALVLDEEGTDPLRVTAHEGVYNEGDGKLEVHGGVRLSGAKAAFDTAASLFDTKTGELVGSGPIQGSGSLGEITAKSYGVYGKGERMIFKGGVHTRLDSK; translated from the coding sequence ATGATCGCCGCCCCGGACCGCCGGGCGGGATTCGCGCGCTGGCGCCGCCGCTCGCGCCTCATCCGCCTGCTGCGCATCGCCCTGCCGGTGAGCATCTTCCTGATCTTCGCCGGCATGGCCGGGGCGGTGGCCTACAACACCTTCGGCGCCGAGCCGCCGCCGCCCAAGGACACCAACGCGCCGATTCGGCTGGTGAATCCGCGCTTTGTCGGCCGCGACGACAAGGGCCGGGCCTTCCTGTTGACCGCGGTCACCGCCACCCGCGATCCCCAGGAGTACCAGCGGGTGCTCCTCGACCACCCGGCCCTCGTGCTCGACGAGGAGGGGACCGATCCACTGCGCGTCACGGCGCACGAAGGCGTCTACAATGAAGGCGACGGCAAGCTCGAGGTGCACGGCGGCGTACGGCTCTCCGGGGCCAAGGCGGCGTTCGACACCGCAGCCTCGCTGTTCGACACCAAGACCGGGGAACTGGTCGGTTCAGGTCCTATTCAAGGTTCTGGGTCGCTTGGAGAAATCACCGCAAAGTCCTATGGCGTGTACGGCAAAGGCGAGCGGATGATCTTCAAAGGCGGCGTCCACACCCGCCTCGACTCGAAATAG
- the gltB gene encoding glutamate synthase large subunit has translation MDETQLYLSNRQKLIDGGAYDPSSERDACGVGLVCAIDGKPRREVVELAIRALKAVWHRGAVDADGKTGDGAGVLVSVPQDFFADQVARIGHKVRPGPIAVGQVFLPRTDLAAQETARTIVEAEALRFGFYIYGWRQVPTDNRVIGEKANATRPEIEQIMLSPPAGMEGEALERALFLCRKRIEKRVAQANIQHFYICSLSARSLIYKGMFLAEHIDEFYPDLTDPRFTAAVAVFHQRYSTNTFPEWRLAQPFRMLAHNGEINTLKGNVGWMKSHEIRMAAQAFGELGDDVKPVIQPGGSDSAALDNTFEVLVRAGRDAPMAKTLLIPEAWNGRTEAQIKRSHRALFSYCNSVMEPWDGPAAVCATDGRWVIAGKDRSGLRPLRVAHTSDGLLIVGSEAGMCRVEEARIVRKAHIAPGRMLAVDLVEGRLYGEEEIIDRLAAQHPYEKWLGNIVELEERIGPGPEQRLWGREELVRRQAAAGLSLEDLELILAPMVEDAKEAIGSMGDDTPLAVLSKDYRPLSHFFRQNFSQVTNPPIDSLRETGVMSLKTRFKNLGNILAEDETQTDVFVLNSPVLTTGMYERVAGVIGEKNVAVVDCTMPIPAEESRPGDALRANLDRIRSEAEDAALRGCSTIVLSDLATGPDRVALPLILATGGVHAWLVGKGLRSYVSIIVRSAECLDTHYFAVLVGAGATAINAYLAQESFVDRMERGLTGELSLRELCVNYKTAIETGLLKIIAKMGISVISSYRGGLNFEAVGLSRALVAEFFPGMPSRISGIGLAGIESKAVELHRRAWDPAALSLPVGGFYKARRAGEAHAFEARMIHTLQAACDRGDYQAYKRFSEGMRTLPTIQLRDLLDWRADGKAVPLEEVESVNEIRKRFLTPGMSMGALSPEAHGVLNIAMNRIGAKSVSGEGGEDSARYKPLPNGDNPNSAVKQIASGRFGVTAEYLNQCREIEIKVSQGAKPGEGGQLPGFKVTELIAKLRHATPGVMLISPPPHHDIYSIEDLAQLIYDLKQINPDARVTVKLVAMTGIGAIAAGVAKAKADVILISGNVGGTGASPQTSIKYAGGPWEMGLSEANQVLTLNNLRHSVRLRTDGGIRTGRDVVIAAMLGAEEFGIGTASLIAMGCIMVRQCHSNTCPVGVCTQDEALRAKFSGSPEKVINLFTFIAEEVREILGQLGVRSLQDIVGRTDLLMQVSRGGEHLDDLDLNPLLVKADPGLNKSYCTVAGRNEVPDTLDAQIVRDAAPMLERGEKMQLTYTVQNTQRAIGTRTSSHIVRKFGMTGLAPGHLTVQLRGSGGQSLGAFAVQGLRIELTGEANDYVGKGLSGATIVIRPSGHLARPEANAILGNTVLYGATSGRLFAAGLAGERFAVRNSGATAVVEGCGANGLEYMTGGQAVILGPVGFNFAAGMTGGMAFVYDADGSFRTALNPESVVVGRLASSHWAGVLRDLVEEHARETGSGLADELLRDWDRALERFWQVTPKEMVGRLTHGLEAEESAPLRA, from the coding sequence ATGGACGAAACCCAGCTCTACCTTTCCAACCGCCAGAAGCTGATCGACGGCGGCGCCTACGATCCCTCCAGCGAGCGCGACGCCTGCGGCGTCGGCCTGGTCTGCGCCATCGACGGCAAGCCGCGCCGCGAGGTGGTGGAGCTGGCGATCCGCGCGCTGAAGGCGGTCTGGCACCGCGGCGCCGTGGACGCCGACGGCAAGACCGGCGACGGCGCCGGCGTGCTGGTCTCCGTGCCGCAGGACTTCTTCGCCGACCAGGTGGCGCGCATCGGCCACAAGGTGCGGCCGGGCCCGATCGCCGTGGGCCAGGTCTTCCTGCCGCGCACCGACCTGGCCGCCCAGGAGACCGCCCGGACCATCGTCGAGGCGGAGGCCCTGCGCTTCGGCTTCTACATCTACGGCTGGCGCCAGGTGCCCACCGACAACCGGGTGATCGGCGAGAAGGCCAACGCCACCCGTCCCGAGATCGAGCAGATCATGCTCTCGCCGCCCGCCGGCATGGAGGGCGAGGCGCTGGAGCGCGCGCTGTTCCTGTGCCGCAAGCGCATCGAGAAGCGCGTCGCCCAGGCCAACATCCAGCACTTCTACATCTGCTCCCTGTCGGCCCGGTCGCTGATCTACAAGGGGATGTTCCTCGCCGAGCACATCGACGAGTTCTACCCAGACCTGACCGACCCGCGGTTCACCGCCGCCGTCGCCGTGTTCCACCAGCGCTATTCCACCAACACCTTTCCGGAGTGGCGGCTGGCGCAGCCGTTCCGGATGCTGGCCCACAACGGCGAGATCAACACCTTGAAGGGCAACGTGGGCTGGATGAAGTCCCACGAGATCCGCATGGCGGCCCAGGCCTTCGGCGAGCTCGGCGACGACGTGAAGCCGGTGATCCAGCCGGGCGGCTCCGACTCGGCGGCGCTCGACAACACCTTCGAGGTGCTGGTCCGCGCCGGCCGCGACGCGCCGATGGCCAAGACCCTGCTGATCCCGGAGGCCTGGAACGGGCGCACCGAAGCTCAGATCAAGCGCTCGCACCGGGCGCTGTTCTCCTACTGCAACTCGGTGATGGAGCCCTGGGACGGGCCGGCCGCGGTCTGCGCCACCGACGGCCGCTGGGTCATCGCCGGCAAGGACCGCAGCGGGCTGCGGCCGCTGCGCGTCGCCCACACCTCCGACGGCCTGCTGATCGTCGGCTCGGAGGCCGGCATGTGCCGCGTCGAGGAGGCGCGCATCGTTCGCAAGGCGCACATCGCCCCCGGCCGGATGCTGGCCGTCGACCTGGTGGAAGGCCGGCTCTACGGCGAAGAGGAGATCATCGACCGCCTCGCCGCCCAGCACCCCTATGAGAAGTGGCTCGGCAACATCGTCGAGCTGGAAGAGCGCATCGGCCCCGGGCCGGAGCAGCGCCTGTGGGGCCGCGAGGAGCTGGTCCGCCGCCAGGCCGCCGCCGGCCTCAGCCTGGAAGACCTCGAGCTGATCCTCGCCCCGATGGTCGAGGACGCCAAGGAAGCGATCGGCTCGATGGGCGACGACACCCCGCTGGCGGTGCTGTCGAAGGACTATCGGCCGCTCAGCCACTTCTTCCGGCAGAACTTCAGCCAGGTGACCAACCCGCCGATCGACTCGCTGCGCGAGACCGGCGTCATGAGCCTGAAGACCCGGTTCAAGAACCTCGGCAACATCCTGGCCGAGGACGAGACCCAGACCGATGTCTTCGTGCTGAACTCGCCGGTGCTGACCACCGGCATGTACGAGCGCGTGGCCGGGGTGATCGGCGAGAAGAACGTCGCCGTCGTCGACTGCACCATGCCGATCCCGGCGGAGGAATCGCGGCCCGGCGACGCCCTGCGCGCCAACCTCGACCGCATCCGTTCGGAGGCCGAGGACGCCGCCCTGCGCGGCTGCTCGACCATCGTGCTGTCCGACCTGGCCACCGGGCCCGACCGGGTGGCCCTGCCGCTGATCCTGGCCACCGGCGGCGTCCACGCCTGGCTGGTGGGCAAGGGGCTGCGGTCCTACGTCTCGATCATCGTCCGCTCGGCCGAGTGCCTGGACACCCACTATTTCGCCGTCCTGGTCGGCGCTGGCGCCACGGCGATCAACGCCTACCTGGCGCAGGAGAGCTTCGTCGACCGGATGGAGCGCGGCCTCACCGGAGAGCTGTCGCTCCGCGAGCTGTGCGTGAACTACAAGACCGCCATCGAGACCGGCCTGCTGAAGATCATCGCCAAGATGGGCATCTCGGTGATCTCGTCCTACCGCGGCGGCCTGAACTTCGAGGCGGTCGGCCTGTCGCGCGCCCTGGTGGCCGAGTTCTTCCCCGGCATGCCGTCGCGCATCTCCGGCATCGGCCTGGCCGGCATCGAGTCCAAGGCCGTCGAGCTGCACCGCCGCGCCTGGGATCCGGCGGCGCTCAGCCTGCCGGTGGGCGGCTTCTACAAGGCGCGCCGGGCGGGCGAGGCCCACGCCTTCGAGGCGCGGATGATCCACACCCTGCAGGCCGCCTGCGACCGCGGCGACTACCAGGCCTACAAGCGCTTCTCCGAGGGCATGCGCACCCTGCCGACCATCCAGCTGCGCGACCTGCTGGACTGGCGGGCCGACGGCAAGGCCGTGCCGCTGGAGGAGGTCGAGAGCGTCAACGAGATCAGGAAGCGCTTCCTGACGCCGGGCATGAGCATGGGGGCGCTGAGCCCCGAGGCGCACGGCGTGCTCAACATCGCCATGAACCGGATCGGCGCCAAGTCGGTCTCTGGCGAGGGCGGCGAGGACTCCGCCCGCTACAAGCCGCTGCCGAACGGCGACAACCCCAACTCGGCCGTCAAGCAGATCGCCTCGGGGCGGTTCGGCGTCACCGCCGAGTACCTGAACCAGTGCCGCGAGATCGAGATCAAGGTCAGCCAGGGGGCGAAGCCGGGAGAAGGCGGCCAGCTGCCCGGCTTCAAGGTCACCGAGCTGATCGCCAAGCTGCGCCACGCCACCCCCGGCGTGATGCTGATCAGCCCGCCGCCGCACCATGACATCTATTCGATCGAGGACCTGGCCCAGCTCATCTACGACCTGAAGCAGATCAACCCGGACGCCCGGGTGACCGTGAAGCTGGTGGCGATGACCGGCATCGGGGCGATCGCCGCGGGCGTCGCCAAGGCCAAAGCAGACGTGATCCTGATCTCCGGCAACGTCGGCGGCACCGGCGCCTCGCCCCAGACCTCGATCAAGTACGCCGGCGGGCCGTGGGAGATGGGCCTGTCGGAGGCCAACCAGGTGCTGACCCTGAACAACCTGCGCCACTCGGTGCGGCTGCGCACCGACGGCGGCATCCGCACCGGCCGCGACGTGGTGATCGCCGCCATGCTGGGCGCGGAGGAGTTCGGCATCGGCACGGCCAGCCTGATCGCCATGGGCTGCATCATGGTCCGCCAGTGCCATTCCAACACCTGCCCGGTGGGGGTCTGCACCCAGGACGAGGCGCTGCGCGCGAAGTTCTCCGGCTCGCCGGAGAAGGTGATCAACCTCTTCACCTTCATCGCCGAGGAGGTCCGCGAGATCCTCGGCCAGCTGGGCGTGCGCTCGCTGCAGGACATCGTCGGGCGCACCGACCTCTTGATGCAGGTGTCGCGCGGCGGCGAGCACCTGGACGACCTCGACCTCAACCCGCTGCTGGTGAAGGCCGACCCGGGCCTCAACAAGTCCTACTGCACGGTGGCCGGCCGCAACGAGGTGCCCGACACCCTCGACGCCCAGATCGTCCGCGACGCCGCGCCCATGCTGGAGCGCGGCGAGAAGATGCAGCTCACCTACACGGTGCAGAACACCCAGCGGGCGATCGGCACGCGGACCTCCTCGCACATCGTGCGCAAGTTCGGCATGACCGGCCTCGCACCGGGCCACCTCACGGTGCAGCTGCGCGGCTCCGGCGGCCAGAGCCTGGGCGCCTTCGCCGTGCAGGGCCTGCGCATCGAGCTGACCGGCGAGGCCAACGACTACGTCGGCAAGGGCCTGTCCGGCGCGACCATCGTCATCCGCCCCTCCGGCCACCTGGCGCGGCCGGAGGCCAACGCCATCCTCGGCAACACCGTGCTCTACGGCGCGACCTCCGGGCGGCTGTTCGCCGCCGGCCTGGCGGGCGAGCGGTTCGCGGTGCGAAACTCCGGCGCCACCGCCGTGGTCGAGGGCTGCGGCGCCAACGGCCTCGAATACATGACCGGCGGCCAGGCGGTGATCCTCGGACCCGTCGGCTTCAACTTCGCCGCCGGGATGACCGGCGGGATGGCCTTCGTCTACGACGCCGACGGCAGCTTCCGCACCGCGCTCAATCCCGAGAGCGTGGTGGTCGGCCGCCTGGCCTCCAGCCACTGGGCCGGGGTCCTGCGCGACCTGGTCGAGGAGCACGCCCGCGAGACCGGGTCGGGCCTGGCCGACGAGCTGCTCCGCGACTGGGACCGGGCGCTGGAGCGGTTCTGGCAGGTGACCCCGAAGGAGATGGTCGGGCGCCTGACGCATGGGCTGGAGGCGGAGGAGTCGGCGCCCCTGCGCGCCTGA
- a CDS encoding undecaprenyl-diphosphate phosphatase, which translates to MSDWIYAVVLGVIEGLTEFIPVSSTGMLLLAKTAMGLPDGFWDTFCVLIQLGAILAVVVLYFGRLWGVLLRLPHDKQARRFVLSVLVAFLPAAVVGLLLHDFIKSVLFDSPRVQCVSLILGGLVLLVIDRVVPAPTRNDPMKLPLATAFVIGLFQCLAVIPGTSRSGATIVGSMLMGVDKRAAAEFSFFLAIPTMAGAFAVDAWKSRGQLATTNIELIAVGFVVSFVVALAVIKAMLAIISRRGLAPFGWFRILVGAVGLGLLALRG; encoded by the coding sequence GTGTCGGACTGGATCTACGCCGTCGTCCTAGGCGTCATCGAAGGGCTGACGGAGTTCATTCCGGTCTCGTCGACGGGGATGCTGTTGCTGGCCAAGACGGCGATGGGCTTGCCGGACGGCTTCTGGGACACCTTCTGCGTGCTGATCCAGCTGGGCGCGATCCTGGCGGTGGTGGTGCTCTACTTCGGGCGGCTCTGGGGCGTGCTGCTGCGGCTGCCGCACGACAAGCAGGCCCGCCGCTTCGTGCTCAGCGTGCTGGTCGCCTTCCTGCCGGCCGCCGTGGTCGGCCTGCTGCTGCACGACTTCATCAAGAGCGTGTTGTTCGACAGCCCGCGAGTGCAGTGCGTCTCGCTGATCCTCGGCGGCCTGGTCCTGCTGGTGATCGACCGCGTCGTCCCGGCGCCCACGCGCAACGATCCGATGAAGCTGCCGCTCGCCACCGCTTTCGTGATCGGCCTCTTCCAATGCCTGGCGGTTATTCCCGGCACCTCGCGGTCCGGGGCCACCATCGTCGGCTCGATGCTGATGGGCGTCGACAAGCGCGCGGCCGCGGAATTCTCGTTCTTCCTGGCGATCCCGACCATGGCCGGGGCCTTCGCCGTCGACGCCTGGAAGAGCCGCGGTCAGTTGGCCACCACCAACATCGAGCTGATCGCGGTCGGTTTCGTGGTGTCGTTCGTGGTCGCGCTGGCGGTGATCAAGGCGATGCTGGCGATCATCTCGCGCCGCGGCCTCGCGCCGTTCGGCTGGTTCCGGATCCTGGTCGGGGCCGTCGGCCTGGGCCTGCTGGCGCTGCGGGGCTGA
- a CDS encoding complex I NDUFA9 subunit family protein, which translates to MQNLVTVFGGSGFIGAQTVRQLAKAGWRIRVAIRNPNLGYAMRLHGDVGQIDVVQANVRNEASVRRALEGATAAVNLVGVLYEAGRQGFQAVHVMGAKTVAEAVRAEGIPRLVQMSALGADPAAASKYARTKAEGELAARDAVPGAVVVRPSIVFGSEDHFFNRFAALAAVSPALPLIGGGKTRFQPVFVGDVGKAIARLASDPAAAGQTYELGGPATFTFRELMEMMLRETGRRRLLAPVPFPVARLLGAVGDLAAGVVAPPITADQVELLKTDNVVSGAYPGLPDLGITPTTVESVLPTYLYRYRRGGQYADQEDREMAAERA; encoded by the coding sequence ATGCAGAACCTAGTCACCGTCTTCGGCGGATCGGGCTTCATCGGGGCCCAGACTGTGCGCCAGCTCGCCAAGGCCGGCTGGCGGATCCGGGTGGCGATCCGCAATCCCAACCTCGGCTACGCCATGCGGCTGCACGGCGACGTGGGCCAGATCGACGTGGTGCAGGCCAACGTCCGCAACGAAGCCTCCGTGCGCCGGGCGCTGGAGGGGGCCACCGCGGCGGTGAACCTGGTCGGCGTGCTCTACGAGGCCGGCCGCCAGGGCTTCCAGGCCGTGCACGTCATGGGCGCCAAGACCGTCGCCGAGGCCGTGCGCGCCGAGGGGATCCCCCGGCTGGTGCAGATGTCGGCCCTGGGCGCCGACCCGGCCGCCGCCTCCAAGTACGCCCGCACCAAGGCCGAGGGGGAGCTGGCGGCGCGCGACGCGGTCCCCGGCGCCGTGGTGGTCCGCCCGTCGATCGTCTTCGGATCCGAGGACCACTTCTTCAACCGCTTCGCGGCCCTGGCGGCGGTGAGCCCGGCGCTGCCGCTGATCGGCGGCGGGAAAACCCGCTTCCAGCCGGTGTTCGTGGGCGACGTCGGCAAGGCGATCGCCCGCCTGGCCAGCGACCCGGCCGCGGCCGGCCAGACCTATGAGCTGGGCGGGCCGGCGACGTTCACCTTCCGCGAGCTGATGGAGATGATGCTGAGGGAGACCGGCCGCCGCCGCCTGCTGGCGCCGGTGCCCTTCCCGGTCGCCCGCCTGCTGGGCGCCGTGGGCGATCTCGCCGCGGGCGTCGTCGCGCCGCCGATCACCGCCGACCAGGTGGAGCTGCTGAAGACCGACAACGTGGTCAGCGGCGCCTATCCGGGCCTCCCCGACCTCGGAATCACGCCGACCACCGTGGAATCGGTGCTGCCGACCTACCTCTACCGCTACCGCCGCGGCGGCCAGTACGCCGACCAGGAAGACCGCGAGATGGCCGCCGAACGGGCCTGA
- a CDS encoding LptA/OstA family protein, which produces MRLKSLFPTMVAAALALLGGPVAAQQLATNSKSPVDITADELEVVNNKCQAIWRGNAEALQDTARLRADVLTIYNHIGGAKPGAQGPACGDMERMEAQGSVYYVTPQQRVHGDAAVYEAGSTTITITGDVVAVQGQNVLRGSRMVFNTQTGQGQMQGGAKGRKGERPRGVFYPSQANANSSNTKPSPARR; this is translated from the coding sequence ATGCGATTGAAGAGCCTTTTCCCGACGATGGTGGCCGCAGCGCTCGCGCTGCTGGGCGGCCCCGTGGCTGCGCAGCAACTGGCCACCAACTCCAAGTCCCCGGTCGACATCACCGCCGATGAGCTGGAGGTGGTGAACAACAAGTGCCAGGCGATCTGGCGCGGCAACGCCGAGGCCCTGCAGGACACTGCCCGGCTGCGCGCCGACGTGCTGACGATCTACAACCACATCGGCGGGGCCAAGCCCGGCGCACAGGGGCCGGCCTGCGGCGATATGGAGCGGATGGAGGCCCAGGGCTCGGTCTACTACGTGACCCCGCAACAGCGCGTGCACGGCGACGCCGCGGTCTACGAGGCCGGCAGCACCACCATCACCATCACCGGCGACGTGGTGGCGGTGCAGGGCCAGAACGTGCTGCGCGGCAGCCGGATGGTGTTCAACACCCAGACCGGGCAAGGTCAGATGCAGGGCGGCGCCAAGGGCCGCAAGGGCGAGCGGCCGCGCGGGGTCTTCTATCCCAGCCAGGCCAACGCCAACTCGTCGAACACGAAACCATCACCGGCGCGCCGGTAG